In Deltaproteobacteria bacterium, a single genomic region encodes these proteins:
- a CDS encoding DUF3604 domain-containing protein, which produces MLHRGRFVALMAGSLALACADGPPTSPYDPPPEVLGRCRQFDPQRLAFFGDLHVHTSLSLDANLQGNRVAVADAYRFARGEAIGVQPHDAAGAPLRTIQLERPLDFVALTDHAEFLGVVEGCTQPDAPEYDTPACKGYRDDPDQAFLGLNAYLTQQPGSASTPPPCADAAGGCPDSATAAWDEIRTAAEQAYDRSEDCSFTSFVAYEWSGSPGALNLHRNVIFRNHHVPARPAGYFDVGREEQLWQRLRDDCLARGDDCDVLTIPHNSNLSSGLMFETVDGSGAPFDAAYARSRAELEPLVEVFQHKGASECLPGSASADEQCNFEIMPYAKLSSATLGGAPDPLVESDFVRHALGRGLELFASLGVNPFAYGFVASTDTHLGTPGAVDERSFIGHGGAGLTVRDGLPAGLPDRPWFNPGGLTVIWAEENSREALFAAMRRREVYATSGPRIELRLFAGTDLDAALCDAADLVGAGYARGVPMGGVLQAPLAGPPRLLISALRDVGTAAAPGAALERIQIVKGSLVGGQASFRVIDVAGSAGVGGVDPGTCAPLAGGADALCNAWIDDDFDPAVPAFYYARVLEVPSCRWQTYACVAAAVVCDDPATIGAGFEGCCDQPATQQERAWSSPVWYLP; this is translated from the coding sequence ATGCTCCACCGCGGCCGCTTCGTCGCGCTCATGGCGGGATCGCTGGCGCTCGCGTGCGCCGACGGGCCCCCCACGAGCCCCTATGATCCTCCGCCCGAGGTGCTCGGTCGCTGTCGACAGTTCGATCCGCAGCGGCTGGCGTTCTTCGGCGATCTGCACGTGCACACGTCGCTGTCGCTGGACGCCAACCTGCAGGGCAATCGCGTGGCGGTCGCCGATGCCTACCGCTTCGCCCGCGGCGAGGCGATCGGCGTGCAGCCCCATGACGCCGCCGGTGCGCCCCTGCGGACGATCCAGCTCGAGCGGCCACTCGACTTCGTGGCCCTCACCGATCATGCGGAGTTCCTCGGTGTGGTCGAGGGTTGCACGCAGCCCGACGCACCCGAGTACGACACACCCGCGTGCAAGGGCTACCGCGACGATCCCGATCAGGCGTTCCTGGGCCTGAACGCCTACCTGACGCAGCAGCCCGGCAGCGCCAGCACGCCGCCGCCGTGCGCCGACGCGGCCGGTGGCTGCCCCGACAGCGCGACCGCGGCGTGGGACGAGATCCGCACCGCCGCCGAGCAAGCCTACGATCGCAGCGAGGACTGCAGCTTCACCTCGTTCGTGGCCTACGAGTGGTCGGGCTCGCCGGGCGCGCTCAACCTGCACCGCAACGTCATCTTCCGCAACCACCACGTGCCGGCGCGGCCGGCCGGCTACTTCGACGTCGGCCGTGAAGAGCAGCTGTGGCAGCGGCTGCGCGACGATTGCCTCGCTCGCGGCGACGACTGCGACGTGCTGACGATCCCGCACAACTCGAACCTCAGCTCGGGGTTGATGTTCGAGACCGTCGACGGCAGCGGCGCGCCGTTCGATGCCGCCTACGCGCGCTCGCGGGCCGAGCTCGAGCCGCTGGTCGAGGTGTTCCAGCACAAGGGCGCCTCCGAGTGCCTGCCCGGCAGCGCCAGCGCCGACGAGCAGTGCAACTTCGAGATCATGCCCTACGCGAAGCTGAGCTCCGCGACCCTGGGCGGCGCGCCCGATCCGTTGGTCGAGTCCGACTTCGTGCGCCACGCGCTGGGCCGCGGGCTGGAGCTGTTCGCCAGCCTGGGCGTGAACCCGTTCGCGTACGGCTTCGTCGCCAGCACCGACACCCACCTGGGCACGCCGGGTGCGGTCGACGAGCGCAGCTTCATCGGTCACGGCGGCGCGGGTCTGACCGTCCGCGATGGCCTGCCCGCGGGCCTGCCCGATCGTCCGTGGTTCAATCCCGGCGGGCTCACGGTGATCTGGGCGGAGGAGAACTCGCGCGAGGCGCTGTTCGCCGCGATGCGGCGCCGTGAGGTCTACGCCACCAGCGGCCCACGCATCGAGCTGCGGCTGTTCGCCGGCACCGATCTCGACGCGGCCCTGTGCGACGCCGCGGACCTCGTCGGGGCCGGGTACGCGCGCGGGGTGCCGATGGGCGGCGTGCTGCAGGCGCCGCTGGCGGGACCGCCACGCCTGCTGATCTCGGCGCTGCGCGATGTCGGCACTGCGGCTGCGCCCGGGGCCGCGCTCGAGCGAATCCAGATCGTGAAGGGCTCGCTGGTCGGGGGGCAGGCCAGCTTCCGCGTGATCGACGTGGCCGGTAGCGCCGGCGTCGGCGGGGTCGACCCCGGCACGTGTGCGCCGCTCGCCGGCGGTGCCGATGCGCTGTGCAACGCGTGGATCGACGACGACTTCGATCCCGCGGTGCCAGCCTTCTACTACGCGCGCGTGCTCGAGGTGCCGAGTTGCCGTTGGCAGACCTACGCGTGTGTGGCCGCCGCGGTCGTCTGCGACGATCCGGCGACGATCGGCGCGGGCTTCGAGGGCTGTTGCGATCAGCCGGCCACCCAGCAGGAGCGGGCCTGGAGCTCACCGGTGTGGTACCTGCCGTGA
- a CDS encoding alpha-hydroxy-acid oxidizing protein, producing the protein MATNDSIRDATREGPLNLRRLEVLARACLPPEVFAYIAGGAADERTVAENCAAYERVALLPRVLVDVATRDAAIELLGQSMSAPWLIAPTAMHALVHRDAELATARAAASCGITMVCSTLSTTPIEAVARACSDALWFQLYVYRDRGATAELVARVQQAGVRALVVTVDAPLLGLRERDHAHGVGLPAGFRAPNVRADGDVDAAHLGDYFAALVDPSLSWRDLEWLRSITTLPIVLKGVLRADDAGQAAAAGVAGIVVSNHGGRQLDGAIATFDALPAVRAAVGDRVAVLVDGGIRRGTDVLKALARGADAVQLGRPILWALARGGERAVVAALRQLHHEFDLAMALCGCPRIDAIDASLLAR; encoded by the coding sequence ATGGCCACGAACGACAGCATCCGTGACGCGACCCGCGAGGGCCCGCTCAACCTGCGCCGGCTCGAGGTCCTCGCGCGTGCGTGCCTGCCACCCGAGGTCTTCGCGTACATCGCCGGTGGCGCGGCCGACGAGCGCACGGTCGCCGAGAACTGCGCGGCGTACGAGCGTGTGGCCCTGTTGCCGCGCGTGCTGGTCGACGTTGCGACCCGCGATGCGGCGATCGAGCTGCTCGGGCAGTCGATGTCCGCACCGTGGCTGATCGCACCCACCGCCATGCATGCCCTCGTGCATCGCGACGCCGAGCTGGCGACGGCGCGCGCGGCCGCGTCGTGTGGCATCACCATGGTGTGCTCGACGCTCTCGACCACGCCCATCGAGGCGGTCGCGCGCGCGTGCAGCGATGCGCTGTGGTTCCAGCTCTACGTCTACCGCGATCGGGGCGCGACCGCGGAGCTGGTGGCGCGCGTGCAGCAAGCCGGCGTACGCGCGCTGGTCGTGACCGTCGATGCGCCGCTGCTGGGCCTGCGCGAGCGCGACCACGCCCACGGCGTCGGTCTGCCGGCGGGCTTTCGCGCGCCCAACGTGCGGGCCGATGGCGATGTCGATGCCGCGCACCTGGGCGACTACTTCGCGGCGCTGGTCGATCCGTCGCTGTCGTGGCGCGACCTCGAATGGCTGCGTAGCATCACCACGCTACCGATCGTGCTCAAGGGCGTGCTGCGGGCCGACGACGCCGGGCAGGCCGCAGCGGCCGGGGTGGCCGGCATCGTGGTGTCGAACCACGGCGGTCGGCAGCTCGATGGTGCGATCGCCACCTTCGACGCGCTGCCAGCGGTGCGCGCCGCCGTCGGCGACCGCGTGGCGGTGCTGGTCGACGGCGGCATCCGTCGCGGCACCGACGTGCTCAAGGCGCTGGCGCGCGGCGCCGACGCGGTGCAGCTCGGGCGGCCGATCCTGTGGGCCTTGGCCAGGGGCGGCGAGCGGGCGGTGGTCGCGGCGCTGCGACAGCTCCACCACGAGTTCGACCTCGCGATGGCGCTGTGCGGGTGCCCGCGCATCGACGCGATCGATGCCTCGCTGCTAGCCCGTTGA